The proteins below come from a single Marinobacter bohaiensis genomic window:
- a CDS encoding XdhC family protein, protein MKPLDRQVIEQGVQWLEEGGSLWLCTVLATFGSSPREPGSMMVARSDGRHVGSLSGGCVEEDFLERLGQGELDQPISVLRYGDETEGNRPRVRLPCGGILEVLVERLEPRASTREHLQAILASMAGQQDLERQVELSSGNVSLESAGRLEGRVERTRDGDSVRIRIGPVARLIIAGVSPVSEVCAGFAQTLGFEVIVCDPRDGVGAVFEGSGVEFQAVLPSLFIASEGACHDATAVVALTHDPRIDDLAMMAAVETSAFYIGVMGSQRTSQARAARLARSGGLSPAQIDRIHMPIGMALGSKTPAEIALAVMADIVRVRQGGAARRERERPGIDPVSGREAPGTATV, encoded by the coding sequence ATGAAGCCACTGGATCGCCAGGTGATCGAGCAGGGCGTGCAATGGCTCGAGGAAGGCGGGTCTCTATGGCTCTGCACCGTGCTAGCGACGTTTGGGTCATCGCCACGCGAGCCTGGCTCGATGATGGTGGCCCGAAGCGACGGCCGGCACGTTGGCTCGCTCTCCGGCGGATGTGTCGAGGAAGACTTTCTCGAGCGGCTGGGCCAGGGCGAACTCGACCAACCGATCAGCGTGCTTCGATACGGCGATGAGACCGAGGGCAACCGGCCACGTGTCCGGCTGCCCTGCGGCGGTATCCTGGAGGTTCTGGTTGAGCGCCTGGAACCCCGAGCGTCGACGCGGGAACACCTCCAGGCCATCCTGGCGTCCATGGCCGGACAGCAGGACCTGGAGCGCCAGGTGGAATTGTCCAGCGGCAACGTTTCACTGGAATCGGCAGGGCGCCTGGAAGGAAGGGTCGAGCGAACCCGGGATGGCGACAGTGTACGCATTCGTATCGGGCCGGTCGCACGGCTGATTATTGCCGGCGTCTCGCCGGTCTCGGAGGTCTGTGCCGGCTTCGCTCAAACGCTCGGTTTCGAGGTAATCGTCTGCGACCCGCGCGATGGTGTGGGCGCCGTTTTCGAGGGCTCCGGCGTTGAATTCCAGGCGGTTTTGCCGTCTCTCTTTATTGCATCCGAAGGCGCATGCCACGACGCCACCGCCGTCGTGGCGTTGACCCACGATCCCCGGATTGACGATCTGGCCATGATGGCCGCCGTTGAGACATCGGCGTTCTATATCGGCGTCATGGGCTCGCAACGCACGTCCCAGGCCCGGGCAGCACGCCTGGCGCGCTCAGGCGGATTGAGCCCGGCGCAGATTGACCGCATCCACATGCCTATTGGCATGGCGCTTGGCAGCAAGACCCCGGCGGAAATTGCGCTTGCCGTGATGGCAGATATCGTGCGCGTCCGCCAGGGTGGGGCGGCGCGCCGAGAGCGGGAAAGGCCCGGCATCGATCCGGTGAGCGGGCGAGAAGCACCGGGAACCGCAACAGTATGA
- a CDS encoding xanthine dehydrogenase family protein molybdopterin-binding subunit encodes MSSSSDNLIVANVSRRSFLKGLAASSAFVLAAKWGVASAQEAQYGADAMPHGWVDDPNVFIRIDDDGTVTIVNHRAEMGQGIRTSLVMVAADELGADWDRVRVEQAPGDEAKYGNQNTDGSRSMRHWFDPMRRAAAAARMMLEQAAADRWQVPVAECSADVQVVRHTPSGRELGFGELAVAARELPVPERETLELKPREAWRYIGKGGSAMSQNRPLAIDGEDIVSGQAIFGADVDFDDMLYAVIARPPVYGGKVAKVDADAAKQVTGVVGIQQLDGTTQPGGFQPLGGVAVIAGNTWAAIQGRNALSIEWDNTSAGDNARYDTASFRQELEQRAQSPGKVIRTQGDIGTALKNASDSIQATYFMPHLAQAPMEPPVATARLRDGKAEIWAPVQNPQAARDGVAKQLGLEPESVTINVTLLGGGFGRKSKPDFIFEAASLAKAFEGRPVRVQWTREDDLHHSYFHALSVDRLEAGLDANGKTVGWRHRTLSPSITSLFGPDPEHKGGFELGMGFNTMPFDIPALQLENPPAAAHVRIGWFRSVYNLPHAFAIQSFAAEVAEAAGRDHRDYLLELLGPDRQIDPESIGEQWNYGENPDLYPIDIGRMRAVVEKATAEAGWGRDMPANRGLGLAVHQSFASYTAVVFDVEVADSGDLVIHNVDMAFDCGPQVNPERIRSQLEGACIMGIGIALQSEITLQDGQVQQDNFHQYHFARMRHAPRNIRTHLINDNPDIAPGGVGEPGLPPIAPALCNAIYAASGKRIRELPVGSQLTA; translated from the coding sequence ATGAGCTCATCCTCCGATAACCTGATCGTCGCGAACGTCAGCCGTCGCAGCTTTCTCAAGGGACTGGCGGCAAGCAGCGCCTTTGTGCTGGCCGCCAAGTGGGGCGTCGCCTCGGCGCAGGAAGCGCAGTATGGCGCGGACGCCATGCCTCACGGCTGGGTGGATGATCCCAACGTCTTTATCCGCATCGATGACGACGGCACGGTGACCATCGTCAATCACCGCGCGGAAATGGGCCAGGGCATCCGCACAAGTCTGGTGATGGTGGCGGCCGACGAGCTCGGCGCCGACTGGGACCGCGTGCGCGTCGAACAGGCGCCCGGCGACGAGGCCAAATACGGCAACCAGAACACCGACGGTTCGCGCAGCATGCGGCACTGGTTCGACCCGATGCGCCGTGCGGCTGCCGCAGCCCGCATGATGCTGGAACAGGCGGCCGCGGACCGCTGGCAGGTGCCGGTGGCCGAATGCAGTGCCGATGTGCAGGTGGTCCGGCATACGCCGTCCGGCCGTGAGCTGGGCTTCGGTGAACTGGCCGTTGCGGCGCGTGAGTTGCCGGTCCCGGAGCGGGAGACGCTTGAACTCAAGCCTCGCGAGGCCTGGCGCTACATCGGCAAAGGTGGGTCAGCCATGAGCCAGAACCGCCCGCTGGCGATCGACGGGGAGGACATCGTCTCGGGGCAGGCGATCTTCGGGGCCGACGTGGATTTTGATGACATGCTCTACGCCGTGATCGCCCGGCCGCCCGTTTACGGCGGCAAGGTCGCCAAGGTCGATGCTGACGCTGCTAAGCAGGTGACTGGCGTCGTTGGGATTCAACAGCTCGACGGCACCACCCAGCCCGGTGGTTTCCAGCCGCTGGGCGGGGTTGCTGTGATTGCCGGCAATACCTGGGCGGCTATCCAGGGGCGCAATGCGCTCAGCATTGAGTGGGACAATACATCCGCAGGCGACAACGCCCGCTACGACACGGCCTCGTTTCGACAGGAACTGGAGCAGCGCGCCCAGTCGCCGGGCAAGGTGATCCGAACGCAAGGCGACATCGGGACCGCGCTGAAAAACGCCTCCGACAGCATCCAGGCGACCTATTTCATGCCACACCTGGCGCAGGCTCCGATGGAGCCGCCGGTTGCAACGGCACGGCTTCGTGACGGCAAGGCCGAAATCTGGGCCCCGGTCCAGAACCCCCAGGCGGCCCGGGATGGCGTGGCCAAGCAACTGGGCCTGGAACCCGAGTCGGTCACCATCAACGTGACGCTGCTGGGCGGGGGCTTCGGTCGCAAATCCAAGCCGGACTTCATCTTCGAAGCGGCGTCCCTGGCGAAAGCCTTCGAAGGCCGGCCGGTTCGCGTGCAGTGGACTCGGGAGGATGATCTGCACCATTCCTATTTCCACGCCCTGTCCGTGGATCGACTGGAAGCGGGGCTGGATGCAAACGGCAAGACGGTAGGCTGGCGCCATCGCACGCTGTCACCGAGCATCACTTCGCTGTTCGGGCCGGACCCCGAACACAAGGGCGGCTTCGAGCTGGGGATGGGCTTTAACACCATGCCCTTCGACATCCCGGCGCTCCAGCTGGAGAATCCGCCGGCTGCGGCTCATGTGCGCATAGGCTGGTTCCGGTCGGTCTACAACCTGCCGCATGCCTTCGCGATCCAGAGCTTCGCCGCCGAAGTGGCGGAAGCCGCGGGCCGCGATCATCGGGATTATCTGCTTGAACTTCTGGGGCCGGACCGCCAGATCGACCCCGAGTCCATCGGCGAGCAGTGGAACTACGGCGAGAACCCGGACCTTTACCCCATTGATATCGGGCGCATGCGCGCGGTGGTCGAGAAGGCCACGGCCGAGGCCGGCTGGGGGCGGGACATGCCCGCCAACCGCGGACTGGGGCTGGCCGTCCACCAGAGTTTTGCCTCTTACACGGCAGTGGTATTCGACGTGGAAGTGGCGGACTCCGGCGACCTCGTCATCCATAACGTGGACATGGCGTTCGACTGCGGCCCGCAGGTGAACCCGGAGCGGATTCGCTCCCAGCTGGAAGGGGCCTGCATCATGGGCATCGGCATCGCCCTGCAGAGTGAAATCACCCTGCAGGACGGCCAGGTGCAGCAGGACAACTTCCACCAGTACCATTTCGCCCGCATGCGGCATGCGCCGCGCAATATCCGGACGCACCTGATCAACGACAATCCCGATATCGCGCCCGGCGGCGTGGGTGAGCCAGGGCTACCGCCCATAGCGCCTGCGTTGTGTAATGCCATTTACGCGGCGTCGGGCAAACGCATCCGGGAACTGCCGGTGGGCAGTCAACTCACGGCGTGA
- a CDS encoding (2Fe-2S)-binding protein, translating into MKTLTVNGQSHELDVPDDMPLLWALRDVVRLRGTKFGCGMALCGACTIHIDGQAMRSCVTPVSFAQGKAITTIDAIGEDPVGRRVQEAWLDLGVAQCGYCQGGQIMSATGLLKQNANPTDAEIDDAMSGNLCRCGTYTRIREAIHLAADAGEEKA; encoded by the coding sequence ATGAAGACGTTGACCGTGAACGGGCAATCCCACGAGCTGGATGTGCCCGACGACATGCCATTGCTTTGGGCGCTTCGGGACGTGGTGCGTTTGCGGGGCACCAAATTCGGGTGCGGCATGGCGCTTTGTGGGGCCTGCACCATCCACATCGACGGACAGGCCATGCGTTCGTGCGTCACGCCGGTGTCCTTTGCCCAGGGCAAGGCCATCACGACGATCGACGCCATTGGCGAGGATCCGGTGGGACGCCGTGTACAGGAGGCGTGGTTGGATCTCGGGGTGGCCCAGTGCGGCTATTGCCAGGGTGGCCAGATCATGAGCGCCACGGGCCTGCTGAAACAGAACGCCAACCCGACCGACGCCGAAATTGACGATGCCATGAGCGGCAACCTGTGCCGCTGCGGCACCTACACCCGGATTCGGGAGGCCATTCACCTGGCCGCAGACGCAGGGGAGGAAAAGGCATGA
- a CDS encoding carboxymuconolactone decarboxylase family protein, with amino-acid sequence MKNMLAVLPISLLLLAGPSWAEEPEAGPFMELPQRVPTPDEVSAVSPALAAYTRNLLLDEVWEREGLSQRDRSLVTIAALIARNQVIELPYHINRALDNGVKPAEVSETITHLAFYSGWPNANTAVGVAYKIFQDRGVTADQLPSASPELLPLDKEAEAKRREYVDNLYGDTSPGVVHYTTEALFLDLWLRPGLSPRNRSLVTLSALVAAGKVEQVPFHLNRAMDNGLTQDEASEVLTQLAYYAGWPNVFSALPVFKKVFAER; translated from the coding sequence ATGAAAAACATGCTTGCCGTACTGCCGATATCGCTACTTCTTCTGGCCGGGCCATCCTGGGCGGAAGAGCCCGAGGCGGGTCCGTTCATGGAACTGCCGCAACGGGTACCAACGCCTGACGAAGTCAGTGCCGTCTCACCGGCTCTGGCAGCCTACACCAGGAACCTGCTTCTGGATGAGGTCTGGGAGCGGGAAGGGCTGTCCCAGCGCGATCGGAGCCTGGTGACGATCGCCGCGCTGATCGCCCGAAATCAGGTGATCGAGCTGCCTTACCACATCAATCGGGCGCTGGATAACGGAGTGAAGCCCGCCGAGGTCTCGGAAACCATCACGCACCTGGCGTTCTACTCGGGCTGGCCTAATGCCAATACCGCCGTTGGGGTCGCCTATAAGATCTTCCAGGACCGGGGTGTGACCGCCGACCAGTTGCCGTCCGCGTCTCCGGAGCTGCTTCCGCTGGATAAAGAGGCCGAAGCCAAGCGCCGGGAATACGTTGATAACCTCTACGGCGATACATCGCCGGGCGTGGTCCATTACACGACCGAAGCCCTGTTTCTGGATCTTTGGCTCCGGCCGGGGCTGTCCCCGAGGAATCGAAGCCTGGTCACCCTCAGCGCACTGGTGGCGGCGGGCAAGGTCGAGCAGGTGCCGTTTCACCTTAACCGGGCGATGGACAACGGCCTGACGCAGGACGAGGCGTCCGAGGTGCTCACGCAACTGGCTTACTACGCGGGCTGGCCGAACGTGTTTTCCGCCTTGCCGGTGTTCAAGAAAGTCTTTGCTGAACGCTGA
- a CDS encoding (R)-mandelonitrile lyase: MKKLAAATAIACSMTSAGAFAEDSAATMVVKPNGSQETFIGPDQYFTGHARVDRLQNPEAPSRVSAAYVSFDPGARSAWHTHPLGQTLVVTQGVGWVQQEGGEKIEIKPGDVVWTPPGVKHWHGASSENAMQHIAIQEAKEGSNVEWMEQVSDEQYLD; encoded by the coding sequence ATGAAAAAACTGGCAGCAGCAACGGCCATTGCCTGTTCCATGACATCTGCCGGCGCCTTTGCGGAGGACTCCGCTGCCACGATGGTGGTTAAGCCGAATGGCTCGCAGGAGACGTTCATTGGACCGGATCAGTACTTCACCGGCCACGCCCGAGTGGACCGACTGCAGAACCCCGAAGCCCCGTCGCGGGTATCTGCCGCGTACGTCTCCTTTGATCCCGGCGCGCGCTCCGCCTGGCACACCCACCCGCTGGGGCAAACACTGGTGGTTACCCAGGGTGTGGGCTGGGTTCAGCAGGAAGGCGGCGAAAAGATTGAGATCAAACCCGGTGATGTGGTCTGGACACCGCCGGGCGTAAAGCATTGGCATGGCGCGTCTTCCGAAAACGCGATGCAGCATATCGCCATCCAGGAGGCGAAGGAGGGCAGCAACGTGGAATGGATGGAGCAGGTAAGCGACGAGCAGTACCTGGACTGA
- a CDS encoding LysR family transcriptional regulator, with translation MAQEGYSDLLAFIAVARQRSFTRAAAQLGLSQSALSHRVRGLEERLGLRLLTRTTRSVSPTDAGERLLQKVAPKFEEIEEDLANLEEFRDTPAGKVRITATDHAARNVLWPKLSKVLHEYPDLEVEITIDYGLADIVAERYDMGVRLGGQVAKDMIAVRIAPDLRMAIVGAPEYLDGKPPLRTPEDLTSHNCINLRLPTKGGLMAWKLRQGDRELSVRVSGQLTFNNSYQMLDAALEGYGLAYLPDDVVGPYVTEGRLQYVLEDWFPTHPGLHVFYPHRKQSSPALAVLVDALRYDA, from the coding sequence ATGGCACAGGAAGGTTATAGCGACCTATTGGCGTTCATTGCTGTGGCGCGGCAAAGAAGCTTTACCCGCGCCGCGGCACAGCTCGGGCTGTCACAATCGGCCTTGAGCCATCGAGTGCGGGGGCTTGAGGAACGGCTGGGCCTTCGCTTGCTCACACGGACGACGCGCAGTGTTTCGCCAACCGATGCCGGCGAGCGACTGCTGCAGAAAGTGGCGCCGAAATTCGAGGAAATCGAAGAAGATCTGGCCAACCTGGAGGAGTTTCGGGATACACCGGCTGGCAAAGTCCGGATTACGGCGACGGACCACGCGGCACGTAACGTGCTCTGGCCCAAACTCTCGAAAGTGCTTCACGAATACCCTGACCTGGAGGTCGAGATCACCATTGATTACGGCCTGGCCGACATTGTGGCGGAACGCTACGACATGGGCGTTCGCCTTGGCGGACAGGTTGCCAAGGATATGATTGCGGTCCGGATCGCGCCCGACCTGAGGATGGCCATTGTTGGCGCGCCGGAATACCTCGACGGAAAACCTCCGCTCCGCACGCCGGAGGATCTGACCAGCCATAACTGTATTAATCTGCGACTGCCCACCAAAGGCGGCCTGATGGCCTGGAAGCTCCGCCAGGGAGACCGGGAACTGAGTGTACGCGTTAGCGGCCAGCTGACGTTCAATAACTCCTACCAGATGCTCGATGCCGCGCTGGAGGGCTACGGCCTGGCGTACCTGCCCGACGATGTCGTGGGCCCGTATGTCACCGAGGGACGGTTGCAATACGTGCTGGAGGACTGGTTCCCGACCCATCCCGGACTGCACGTCTTCTACCCTCACCGCAAACAGTCTTCGCCGGCGCTGGCCGTCCTCGTGGATGCGTTGAGATACGACGCCTGA
- a CDS encoding SDR family oxidoreductase: MSDNIQGKVAVITGASSGCGEATARLLAERGASVVLGARRLERIEALAAELTEAGFQAKAVQTDVADRAQVQNLVDVAVETFGRVDAMLNIAGLMPLAPLEDLKFDEWEQMIDVNLKGTLYGIGAALPHMKAQKSGHIFNVSSVYGHKLGPDASVYCATKFGVRALSEGLRQEVKPYNIRTTVLSPGAVATELLDHISDQTIREQTQDFVSQIAIPPESFARMVGFAMSEPDDVDVNEILFRPTAQPI; the protein is encoded by the coding sequence ATGAGCGACAATATTCAGGGGAAAGTGGCCGTCATCACCGGAGCCAGCAGCGGTTGCGGGGAAGCCACCGCACGTTTGCTGGCGGAACGTGGCGCATCGGTCGTGCTGGGCGCCCGCCGCCTGGAGCGTATCGAGGCGCTCGCCGCGGAACTGACCGAGGCGGGCTTCCAGGCCAAGGCGGTCCAGACTGACGTGGCCGATCGTGCACAGGTCCAGAATCTGGTTGATGTAGCGGTTGAGACCTTCGGCCGCGTTGATGCGATGCTGAACATCGCCGGGCTGATGCCGCTGGCTCCGCTCGAGGACCTGAAATTTGACGAGTGGGAGCAGATGATTGACGTCAACCTGAAGGGCACCCTCTACGGCATTGGCGCCGCTTTGCCTCACATGAAGGCGCAGAAATCCGGCCACATCTTTAACGTGTCTTCCGTATACGGGCACAAACTCGGACCTGACGCGTCCGTCTACTGCGCCACTAAATTCGGCGTTCGTGCGCTGTCCGAAGGGCTGCGTCAGGAAGTGAAGCCGTACAATATCCGCACGACCGTTCTGTCACCGGGTGCCGTTGCCACCGAGCTGCTGGACCACATCAGTGACCAGACAATCCGGGAGCAGACCCAGGATTTTGTCAGCCAGATTGCGATCCCGCCGGAAAGCTTCGCCCGCATGGTGGGCTTTGCCATGAGCGAGCCGGACGACGTGGACGTTAACGAGATCCTGTTCCGTCCGACGGCACAGCCGATCTAA
- a CDS encoding LysR family transcriptional regulator, whose protein sequence is MMREELGDLSVFMTVAEESSFTRASVRLGLSQSAVSHSVRRLEASVGVKLLNRTSRRVSTTDAGEKLLATLRPSFGEINARIEEIRMLGDAPRGLVRLSASKAGARVLWPKLSKIVRDYPEVQIELNLESRLTDLAENRFDAGIRLREFVSPDMIAVRVGPPIRMVAVASPEYFRERGVPEHPTDLDDHACLQLRFHSHASPYDWEFEKDGEEIVKKVSGPFVFSESDICIDAAKEGHGIAFVTEPEVVDDIRDGTLRRVLADWCPPFEGYHLCYSGRRQISSAFRLVIDRLHYRE, encoded by the coding sequence ATGATGCGTGAAGAACTGGGCGATCTCTCCGTGTTCATGACCGTGGCCGAGGAAAGCAGCTTTACCCGGGCATCGGTACGCCTGGGGCTATCGCAGTCCGCCGTCAGTCATTCCGTGCGCCGGCTGGAAGCCTCAGTCGGGGTTAAACTGCTCAATCGTACGTCCCGGCGGGTGTCGACGACGGACGCGGGCGAGAAGCTGTTGGCGACCCTGCGGCCCAGTTTCGGCGAGATTAACGCCCGCATTGAGGAAATCCGCATGCTGGGCGATGCGCCACGGGGCCTGGTGCGGTTGTCCGCCAGCAAGGCGGGCGCGCGGGTGCTCTGGCCGAAGCTGTCGAAGATTGTCCGCGATTACCCCGAGGTTCAGATCGAACTGAACCTGGAAAGCCGACTGACCGATCTGGCCGAAAACCGTTTCGATGCCGGCATCCGGCTCAGGGAGTTCGTCAGCCCCGACATGATTGCCGTTCGGGTTGGTCCGCCCATTCGAATGGTGGCGGTAGCGTCGCCGGAGTACTTCCGTGAACGCGGCGTCCCCGAGCATCCCACCGACCTTGACGATCACGCCTGTCTGCAGCTGCGGTTTCACTCCCATGCGTCGCCCTACGACTGGGAGTTCGAGAAAGACGGCGAAGAGATCGTGAAGAAGGTGTCCGGCCCGTTTGTCTTCAGTGAGAGCGACATCTGCATCGACGCCGCCAAGGAGGGGCATGGCATTGCGTTCGTTACGGAGCCGGAGGTCGTCGACGATATCCGGGACGGAACCCTGCGCCGGGTTCTGGCGGATTGGTGCCCGCCCTTTGAGGGCTATCACCTGTGTTATTCGGGACGTCGCCAGATCAGTTCCGCGTTCCGGCTGGTGATTGATCGCCTGCACTATCGCGAGTAG
- a CDS encoding MFS transporter: protein MTSSNQTMATGGSTSAWSAVFSMSLCVALLIASEFMPVSLLTPIAEGLGASEGQTGQAISVSGFFAVMASLLMTTVAGRLNRKVILLSMTALMLFSLVLIASAPNFAALMLARALLGISIGGFWALGTAVIMRLVPPEFVSRALSVMFTGQAVAAAFAAPLGSYLGGFMGWRGVFWLLVPLVAINLVWQWVSLPSLPANQRQTIGTLIHVLKRPYFARGMAATMFTFAGAFAMFTYLRPFLETVTQVNVTVLSILLLVLGFMGFAGTWLGGKFSTRHAIRLLQLMPLTMGLVTLGLIEFGELVLVTGLLLAVWGALNNAIPISWMTWLSQNVDDAPEAAGSLIVATIQASILLGAAFGGFLLDHVGIAATFVGSAALSGIAVLLVGSGRGLLKAS from the coding sequence ATGACGAGTTCAAATCAAACGATGGCCACGGGCGGCTCAACGAGCGCGTGGAGTGCCGTCTTTTCCATGTCGCTCTGTGTGGCGCTCCTGATCGCTTCGGAGTTTATGCCTGTCAGCCTCCTGACACCGATCGCCGAAGGCCTGGGGGCCAGCGAAGGCCAAACGGGCCAGGCAATCTCGGTCAGCGGCTTTTTCGCGGTGATGGCCAGCCTACTGATGACAACGGTGGCCGGCCGTCTCAATCGCAAGGTGATATTGCTGTCGATGACGGCACTGATGCTCTTCTCGCTGGTCCTGATCGCCAGCGCACCGAACTTCGCCGCACTGATGCTGGCACGGGCTCTGCTCGGAATCAGCATCGGCGGATTCTGGGCCCTCGGCACGGCGGTCATCATGCGGCTGGTGCCGCCGGAGTTCGTGTCTCGCGCGCTCTCCGTGATGTTCACCGGGCAGGCGGTGGCGGCCGCCTTCGCCGCACCGCTGGGCAGCTACCTCGGAGGTTTTATGGGCTGGCGCGGCGTTTTCTGGCTTCTGGTGCCGCTGGTTGCCATCAACCTGGTCTGGCAGTGGGTATCACTGCCCTCGCTGCCGGCTAATCAGCGACAGACCATCGGCACGCTGATTCACGTTCTCAAACGCCCCTATTTCGCCCGGGGCATGGCCGCCACGATGTTCACGTTCGCCGGCGCCTTCGCCATGTTTACGTATCTCAGACCCTTTCTTGAAACCGTCACCCAAGTGAACGTGACGGTTCTGTCCATTCTGTTATTGGTACTTGGCTTTATGGGGTTTGCGGGCACGTGGTTGGGCGGAAAGTTCTCGACCCGTCACGCCATACGGCTGCTCCAGCTGATGCCGTTGACGATGGGACTCGTCACTCTGGGGCTGATCGAATTCGGGGAGCTGGTGTTGGTCACCGGGCTACTATTGGCGGTCTGGGGTGCCTTGAACAATGCCATCCCCATCAGCTGGATGACCTGGCTTTCGCAGAACGTCGATGACGCACCGGAGGCTGCCGGCAGCCTGATCGTTGCCACCATCCAGGCCTCGATTCTTTTGGGCGCAGCGTTTGGCGGGTTTCTGCTGGACCACGTGGGTATCGCAGCCACGTTCGTTGGCAGCGCGGCGCTCTCCGGTATCGCGGTGCTCCTGGTCGGTTCCGGTCGAGGGCTTCTCAAGGCGTCCTGA
- a CDS encoding zinc-binding dehydrogenase, which produces MIPETMKAMVLTGHGDVDKLVYQDTPTPKPKPGQVLVKVTATAKNNTDRKAREGLYPTKDKGDVTSFAMGGEPTLTFPRIQGADIVGQVVAVGEGVDASRMGERGLLDFNIYADDRRDINLTPDYYGHGADGGFAEYVALPSDQFHHVPNPELADAELASMGMCSYQTAYHMMTSARIKQGERVLVTGASGGVGTALIQLCRIVGAIPYALSQQSKAKALKALGAEAVLDRSDMDAFEERVKAVTGGAPIDAVMDLAGGEMTDRFIDTMIFDMNARGDYPRLSIAGASAGNLSEIMWTRIYLYQVQIFGVSHGTREEAEQLVAWIREGQLKPVLHAAFKLSDLYEAERYFVNRGSGYLGKIVIVPDSEWGKHGERFGLSS; this is translated from the coding sequence GTGATTCCGGAAACCATGAAAGCCATGGTGCTGACAGGCCACGGTGACGTGGACAAGCTGGTTTACCAGGATACGCCGACGCCCAAACCCAAGCCGGGCCAGGTGCTGGTGAAAGTGACGGCGACCGCCAAGAACAACACGGACCGAAAGGCGCGTGAGGGCCTTTACCCGACCAAGGACAAGGGCGACGTGACGTCTTTCGCCATGGGGGGCGAACCGACGCTGACCTTTCCACGTATCCAGGGCGCCGACATCGTCGGCCAGGTGGTTGCCGTGGGTGAGGGCGTTGATGCCTCCCGCATGGGCGAGCGGGGCCTGCTGGATTTCAACATCTACGCCGACGACCGGCGCGACATCAATCTGACGCCGGATTATTACGGCCACGGCGCTGACGGTGGCTTCGCCGAATACGTGGCCCTGCCTTCCGACCAGTTTCACCATGTGCCTAACCCCGAGCTGGCCGATGCCGAGCTGGCGTCCATGGGCATGTGTTCTTACCAGACCGCCTACCACATGATGACCTCGGCCCGCATCAAGCAGGGCGAGCGTGTGCTGGTTACCGGCGCCAGTGGCGGCGTGGGGACGGCGCTCATCCAACTGTGCCGGATCGTCGGCGCCATTCCATACGCGCTCAGCCAGCAGAGCAAGGCCAAGGCGCTAAAGGCCCTGGGGGCCGAAGCGGTGCTGGACCGATCCGATATGGACGCGTTCGAGGAGCGGGTGAAAGCGGTCACCGGAGGCGCGCCCATTGATGCGGTGATGGACCTGGCCGGCGGCGAGATGACTGACCGCTTCATCGACACCATGATCTTCGACATGAACGCCCGCGGCGACTACCCCAGGCTCAGCATCGCCGGGGCCAGCGCCGGCAATCTGTCCGAAATCATGTGGACACGGATTTACCTGTACCAGGTCCAGATCTTCGGCGTATCCCATGGCACCCGTGAGGAAGCGGAGCAACTGGTCGCCTGGATCCGCGAGGGCCAACTCAAGCCGGTGCTGCACGCGGCGTTCAAACTCTCCGACCTGTATGAGGCGGAGCGTTACTTCGTCAACCGGGGCAGCGGTTACCTGGGCAAGATCGTGATTGTCCCGGATTCGGAGTGGGGCAAACATGGGGAGCGGTTTGGGTTGTCTTCCTGA